GGTCAATTAGGCGTACCTCTTCCACCCGCGCTGGACTCAGAGCATTAGCAATGTAGGTAGCAGGGTCAGGCGACCATCGAATCACATCAATTTTCTCGCCTCGTAGTTCATTCACGACCACCTGAATCCGTGATCCCCGTGCACCAATACAAGCCCCTACCGGGTCTACATCTCGCTCCAAGGTATCAACTGCAATCTTAGTGCGTGGCCCTACATGCCGCGAGGGCGGGTTTGCCTCTCGTGCCACAGCCACAATCCGCACTACCTCATCTTCAATCTCTGGTACCTCATTAGCGAATAGATACACTACCAAGCCTGCATCTGCCCTAGACACCATCAATTGCGGCCCACGGCTAGAACCTTCCCCGACTCGTTTCAGATAGACCTTAAACGTAGCATTGGCCCGATAATTATCATTGGGTAGTTGCTCTCGCTTGGGTAGCTCAGCTTCTACTTCGGGCTGACCATAGCCACTACTGACTGCCATAATCACTGACTGGCGCTCAAATCGCAGCACCCGTGCTTGGAGAACAGTACCTTCCAAATCCTGAAACTCTTCTTGTACGAGCTTGCGCTGTTGGTCTCGCAGCTTTTGAGCCAGCACTTGCTTAGTTTGCATGGCTGCCATGCGGCCAAATTCACTCTGCTCTGGTGTGACATCAAGCACGACGGTATCCTCTAGCTGTGCTTCGGCAGCAACTTCTTGTACTTCGTGGAGAGCAATCTCGTGGTCGGGGTTGGTGACAGCTTCAACGATGCGTTTGGTGGCAAGAACGCGAAATCCTTCCCGATCGCTGTCCAGTTCTACTTCAAAGTTATTAAAGTAGTTGTCTTCAAACCCTCCACTATCCAAGCGTTGAGTACGGCGATAGCGCTCATAGCCCTTGAGTAAAGCCTCACGCAGGGCTTCTTGCACGGCTTGCCGAGGAAGGTTGCGTTCTCGACTAATCCCGTCGATGAGATCACGTAGACCTGGTAATGGAACCATTGACATAGGTTGTCCTCTTTACTGGTGGATTGAATAGATAAAGTTATGATGAATACGCTTACAGGTGGCGATGACAATGATTGACGTATTGACGTACTGATTTAAAGCATTCAAGCAATAGCATCAGCACTGGGTATAGTTACTGTTGGTTGAGCTAGGCACTTGTTAGACGAACACTGGTCACGATCGCTCGTGGAATTTTCACCATGCGACCCTTGAGGTTAATACGCACCGTAAACTCATCGCGGCTGACCAAGTTGCCATGCCATTCGTGTTGACCACCGTAGGGTTCACAGGTTGTTACTACCACTGGAAATCCCTTAAAGGAGTTGAAGTCACGATCGCTACTCAAGACTTGAGAGACTCCTGGGCTGGACAATTCCAACACATAACTGCCAGGGATGATGTTTTCTGCATCTAAAACTGCTTCCAGGGCTTTGCTCATGCGTTCACAGTCTTCTAAGCTAGTGTCGTGCTCTAGATTGCGAATATCAATCCGCAACACAGGAGGAACTTGGTTTGTCTGAAACACAGCGTTTACGACTTCTAAACCGAGCGCGGCGGCGATCGGCTGTGCACGGT
This Cyanobacteriota bacterium DNA region includes the following protein-coding sequences:
- the nusA gene encoding transcription termination factor NusA, producing MSMVPLPGLRDLIDGISRERNLPRQAVQEALREALLKGYERYRRTQRLDSGGFEDNYFNNFEVELDSDREGFRVLATKRIVEAVTNPDHEIALHEVQEVAAEAQLEDTVVLDVTPEQSEFGRMAAMQTKQVLAQKLRDQQRKLVQEEFQDLEGTVLQARVLRFERQSVIMAVSSGYGQPEVEAELPKREQLPNDNYRANATFKVYLKRVGEGSSRGPQLMVSRADAGLVVYLFANEVPEIEDEVVRIVAVAREANPPSRHVGPRTKIAVDTLERDVDPVGACIGARGSRIQVVVNELRGEKIDVIRWSPDPATYIANALSPARVEEVRLIDPDDRQAHVLVADDQLSLAIGKEGQNVRLAARLTGWKIDIKDITKYDYEGETRRMEELAEARRKAAEAELAAEAERAAALAAEDEEAELDEEEFADEELVSRQSAIEDPDALEPDYELGADEDDLDASLQERRNVLDNDTQDADIPDDELDDETTD
- the rimP gene encoding ribosome maturation factor RimP, whose amino-acid sequence is MSHPIIPMVIDRAQPIAAALGLEVVNAVFQTNQVPPVLRIDIRNLEHDTSLEDCERMSKALEAVLDAENIIPGSYVLELSSPGVSQVLSSDRDFNSFKGFPVVVTTCEPYGGQHEWHGNLVSRDEFTVRINLKGRMVKIPRAIVTSVRLTSA